The DNA sequence TTCATTGATGATGATGAATCTTAGATGAAGTGTATTCATTAGGTTCAAAACTACGTTGTTGTAAAATACCTCTTCATTTTGTAGTTAAGTTCATTGGTGGAATATCCATCAAGGGAGTGTCATCTGCACACTAAGTGACAATGCTGATGATTCTTTGGTTTCTCGAACGATGGTTGTTTGGAACCACTGTGATTTAAATTTTCCAAGGTTGCTACAAATAATGTGGTAAATACTGTCTTGAGGGGCATTAAAGTTGGATTGGTATTCTTTGGAGGCCTATTAGATCCGTTCAACATCCATGTTATCTCATCGATTACTCTATTGTAGATTCCACCGGGAAGATAGTTGTCATCTTTGCCAATGTTTCTGTTAGATTTAGAACTTTTACTTTAGACAGGTGTAAAAGATACATAATATTTGTGTTCGATAGAATGCGTGGACTTGAATTCTGCAATGATGCATGTATCATCTCACTGTGAGCACCACCGGCATTCATTTCTGCCCCTGCAGTACATGCACCATGTTAGACTAACATCATGACATGTACGTGATGCACGTGACAGGTAACCCCATCTTCACTATTGGCGTCGGTGGCGGCAGGACCATCTCGTCTGCCATGGCGTTTCCAAATCCGATCTAATCTAATCTATCCGATTGGCGAGTCACAATCAAGCCAGATGTGTCAAATCTTTAGGTTTCATCCCAAACGCCTTTTGACGTTGCGCTTGCTATTAGATTGACGTTACCTACAGAGTGGCTAATATGTCACTGCTGAGTTGTTCTTCTTACTCGATTGACTCAAAGGATCGAAGTAGCTGCTCTGTCCTACCCTCATgggactcttttttctttttgttcctcCCATCAGCAAGCAACATGGACTAGGCTGTCACCGCCCACAACACAACAAAAGACTTCCGTCATAACACCCCACCAATGATCATACTACAGCCAGTCATAATCATAATTAAGCCTTCATTGGTGTCTTCTCCCATGTCAATGATATGGTTGATCGAGAGAGCAGGCAGTGCCAGTGGGGCCCACTGTCGGAGCAAATGACGAGTTAATAATATACcttttaatttattaattaagTGGTACTAATTCCAACCCCCATCACCACTGAAAACCTTGTCGACCGAATCCGACACCGCACACCGTTACGTGACCCAACCGTTCGCGTTCGGTACGTAGGCGGCATCTCGCGCATCTCGTGACCACCCGTCGCGTTTGCCCTCCGCTGGGATCGTCTCGTCGCGGCAGGTAAACTTACCACCTGGTCTCGGGAACCGTAAACGAGAACACTGATTCTGAATGAAACGGACTCTCTTTCCTACCCGCCACGCCTACCCCGCGAATCGCTGGTCCCCGCAGTAAGGCTTGGCGAGTTGCCTGGTGGGTCGAAGTGGGTGGGTGGAGTCGGACGCCAGCGGGCGGGATTTAAGCGTATTGGATGAGGCAGTTTTAAGTTCCGGCGTTTCGATGGGAGGAGGGAAGCGCAGAATAAACTAATCACTTCAATTAATGTATTAGCGGCTACTCTGCTGCGGCCGAACTCATACAGTGGCAGACGGAGAACGGGAAACAACGAGAGGAAGAATACCCACCCGTTCCTAAAACGATCGGAGAAGAAAGCGAGGGAGATGGGGAAACCCGCGAGCTCATGCTTCAAGATCATCGGCTGCGGCAGCAGCAGCGATGCCGTCGACAACGACGATCTCGCGCCGGAAGAGGTAATGTGATCTCCTCGTCGACTCGTTCGGATCTTCGTTCGATGTTTCTGGATCTGACTCATCTAGTTGAGCTCGAGCTGAAAATTAAAGGGGTTCTTGTGGATCTTTGCCCAAAAATAGCTAACGCCTTGCGTCAGATCCGTCACCCTGGAATTTCCGAGTGCCGTTGTATATCCCGAACCACGAGTTCTTTTCTGATCAGCTGATTCGGTGACTTGCCGCATCGCATTTTCGGTTTTGCTTGATTTCTCCGTACGAGGATTATCTAGCGATGGGTGGAGACTTCGGATTTGCATCTTGATTCTTGCTTTATGTGATTTAGTCGGTGGCACGGCCCTAACTGTGTCACATCGATCCGAGGAGATCGATCGAGGGCGTTGTTTCGGAACTGCTTGATAGAAGACGTTGGAAGGATGTTCTTGACTTGGATCTTTACTCCGTTTGTCGCCTGCCTATAAACTAGGTTAAAGTGTTCGGGCTCTTGGATGTGAGAATGCTGGAAGGCTTACTGCTAATTGATCCCGCCTCAGCAAATCCATGCCATGAACTGGGTCAGGTGGAGTTGCTACTTGGCATGGTTCGTGGGTGTCGGACTTCTCCTTTCAGTGGACAACAAGGGAAAATGAAAAGGGAAGTTGATATTTTCTATGTTGGAATGCTGGCCCCACATTGACAACAATGTAGCATCATTCGAAGTGCCAAGGGAGGATCATAGctgattcttttttctatttgtcACTTTTGTTAGAGATCTAAACAATCACTATATGCTATATATTTGTCCCCTTCCTACCACTAAAGTTTGAGGGCAGCAGACACTAATTGCTGTTAGAGGCTAGAGATGTTAGTTGTTGGGTCAAGGTTCTTCTCAATGACGTCTGCCAATCATGATTGAACTAGTCAGCATGTGCATTTCCTCGTGGATAACATCAGAATAGATTTCTAGGTTCCGTCATGGAAAGATGGTGTTGTGTTTGTTATCTTTCATAACTTCTGTGAACTGGTGCATTTTTCTTTCTATGGTAATAAAGAAGATAATCCAATGAGCATCTATCAGAAAAATTAAAGGCTTCAAGTCTGTCATGTTGCAATAAAACGTGGGAATGTAAACTGAAAATAAACTATTTTAAGCATGATCGAAAATGTTTAGGAAGGTATGCTTTGAGGACGTTTTGCATGTTTGTCTGGCCAACATATGATGGATAATGCAAACGAGTGCTATCCCGAAACAGTGCAACATTGGATGTGGGTGATGGGTATGAGTTGATATCCCATCCTCAAAGGGCATATTTTGAGTACTTATATTTGGCAGCCTGAACATATTTTGGGATCTTGACTGTGATAATATGATGTTTATGTACTGAACTGCATTGAGAGCCATCTCTTTTATTGTCCTGATTGTTGATTTGAACTAAAAGGATTAGGACTTCAATTTTTTGTGTACACACATTTATGTCTCCTACTTGAAATTTGACAATTTGgatgttggaaaaaaaaaaaatcaatgagtCTCTTCAAGTACTTAAATTTCACTTTGAGTCATATTTTGGTTCTTTACCTTGTGTTACACTAGGTTTTTCTTCTCTAAACTAAAATCTAGTACTTGGAAATACATAATCTGAGTCATGGAAACAACCTCTCTACTTGTTACTTATTGACGGCTGCCTATATTGATCCTCCCTGTACCTTGTGTAGGCAGCAGTCTCGGTTACTAGatttgcccttttttttttttgacattcaCATACTATGTTGTTGGTCTTCACAAGTTTTCCTGTATTTTCTGCTTATATGATAAGTGAATATCTGTTAATTCTTTCCAGGCCAAAGCTTCAGCAGATAAGCGCATGTGGAGCTTTCGTAAGAGATTATCCAAGCATCAAGTGCTATGCAACAATGTTATCTCAGAACCTTTATCTGTTTGCTCTAGCAAGGAAAACCAAGATGTCTCAGCTGCCAATTTCCACTCACCAAACTTTTCTTTTCCTGAAAGAACCCAAGAACAAGAAAAGTCAATTGGAATTTCTCCAGTACCAACAGAAATAGTAAATACAGAATCTCCAGTTTCTAAGAGTTGTACAACTCCAGTTGGGCCTACCCTCAATGAATCTGATGCTCTTGTCATTCAGGCTGCTATAAGGGGATATATGGTACATTCTTCACTTGATTCTTTGTTCTTTTGTACTGCTTATGTCTTGTTTATCTTAAATTTAGAAATAATTTTAGGCTAAGAAAAAGCTTCACAAACTCAAGAGTGTTGTCAAGTTGCAAGCTGCTGTACGTGGTCACTTGGTAAGGAGCCAGGCTATCGGAACTTTGCGGTGTATTCAGGCCATCATAAGAATGCAAGCATTTGTAAGGGCTCACCATGCTCGTCAATTAGTTGAGAAGCTACCTTCACTGGAAGATAAGAAGTTCCAGGTAGACACCCAAAGATCCATGAAACTTTTAGTGAACTTTCATCTGATGGCATTTTACTTTAAGAATAACCGAATACCAGTACATACAACTACATATCATTAACCTGCCCATCACTATGTAACAAAATCTCaaaaatttgataaaattttttatatGTAATTTCATTTTGGACTCGGAAGAATGTTTATGACAATTTTTGATGGATAGTTCTTAGTTTAACAGCATCCTGTTTCTGTATTTGAACTAACTAGTCTATAGACATTCCTGGTAGTATATTTCCTGTTTGACTGTCATTCGGGATCTCGACAATGCATTCTGTTCCAGTTGCTCTAAGCCAATATGTCTATTCACATGACTATGTGGAGCAAGTGCCTGATCATCATGATTTCGATGGTATCTGATGGCATAGTAGCtgtctatatatatgtatgtgtatgtatatgtatatgtatatgtatatgtatatgtatatatgtacatgtatatatatagacgTAGTagctgtctatatatatatatatatatatatatatatgtacatgtacatatatgtacatgcgcgcgcacacacacacacacacatatgatgTCCCTTGTATTAATGCATAACAAGAAATGTTGTCTACAGCTATGTTGATATTGAGGATGCTAGTCTCATTCAATGTTGAGGAATTTAGTGGTAGCTAAATGCTTGTGTTTGAATTTGGTTTCTTTCACCAAGCATGTGCATCACATGATCAATTCTTTGTGCCCTACTAATTAACGTGGATGGAACTTGTCGTTTGTATGTAGCAACATGATATTAAATGCTTTAATTGtgagattttttttgttattttttaatttcCTTTTGTTCTTACAATCTTGCTCAGGAAAAGGGTGTTACTTTCGAGAAATCAACTAAAACATCAATCAAGAAATTGCTTTCAAATGGGTTTGCCCGTCAGGTATGTCTAGTTATTTTCATTTCTCGATATATAGGATTTGTCTCTCTGGTTTGCTATAATGTGAACTTGCATCTTTAACCCTTTTAAGCTTCTGGAAACTACACCAAGgacaaaaatcatatatataaaatGTGATCCATCAAAGTCTGATTCGGCATGGAAGTGGTTGGAAAGATGGATGGTTGTGACTTCATCAGGGGTTGGGCAACAACATGGGCAAGATTTCAACCATGGGAATTGCAGACTAGAAGAGATTGTTAACATGACATATAGTGAACCAGCAAAAGAGATTTCAATTTCAGTTTCCTCAGAATTATCTGATCTAGAATGTGCTGCAACCAAATCAGTCATGGCAGATGATGGTAAAAATAGCTCAACAATTGAAAATGTTGGTAATTTTGAGTTTCCAACTTCACTAGTTGCTCCAAATAATTTCTCCAATTCTTTGCCTAAAAATGATATGGAAAAGCCAGAAGTCAGAAATGGGCTTCTGAACACTACTATGCGAGATTGTACAGACATGGATATGATTAATAAGGAAAGCTTGGATGATAAACACTTACAACCAAATCTATGTTTGAATAATGTGTTAGTTGATGCTGACAAGCTTGAACCTGGGAAAGATGGCTCCAATAATAATACTGAAGGGGCATCCTCTGAAACATTGGAAAACGAAGAGAAGAAGTCTGTAGTTGGTTCAAGAAAGTCATGCAATCCAGCATTTGTTGCAGCTCAATCAAAATTTGAAGAGCTGAGTTTGACATCAACTGTAGTTCAATCTGTTAATTCTGCTTATACAACTGCTGCATCAAACACAAAAACAGAGAGCCATAATATTGAGGTAAATTCTCTTGCAAATGGAAAAGAAGCAATTTCAGCAGAGAAAATATTCCCTGATGTGAGGGTTGAAGCTGCAGTTTCAGAATGTGGCACTGAAATATCTATCTCTTCCACACTTGACTCGCCGGACAGATCTGATATGGAAGGTGGAGCAATTGTTCTTGAAATTGGAGCCCTGGAGAAAGAGAATCATGCAATTGTTGCTGTTGCTGAGAATGCTTCTGATCTTTCCAACTCGGGTGGTAATGCGAGACCTTGTGGAGGTGACCTAACTATGGCCAACTCGAATGCTTCTGTTGACTTGGTGCAAGTTGATCAACATCTAGCTGAGCCAACCACTTCAGATGTGCAGTATGATCTGGAAGGTACGGTAGAACAAACTAGATCGCCTGAAGGAACTCCCAGAAGCCATGCGACAGTGCCTGATCTACACGGAACCCCATCCAGTGATGTCTCTGTGAATACCAAAAAGGGTAGGATGGATCCTTGCATGCCTACCCGTAGGAAAGGCTCTCAATTGGTTGGTAAAAAATCTCCATCTAATCCAAATAACGATTCAGGTGGAAGTACCACAGACAATTTAACGAAGGATTCAAGATTTCCAAGGAGGCGTAACTCATTTGGGATAACAAAGACTGAAAGTGTTGAGCAGGAGCCCAGGCACAGTAGTAGCAGTTCTCTTCCAGGTTACATGCAAGCCACTGCATCTGCGAGAGCTAAAGCCCATGGTAATACATCTCAGAAGTCCAGCCCTGATCTGCATGATAACCAGCCTAAGAAGAGGCATTCCTTGCCTATTGAGAATGGAAAACAGAGCTCATCCCCGCGCATGCAAAGATCAACATCACGAGCTCATCAGAGTGTGAAAGGCATTGAAGCTCATTCTCCTCATGATTCTGCTGGTAAGCTACTGATTCTATGAACACTTGGGAGCTGCATATCCAATTACATTCTCGTCTATGCCGTTAATGCATGTGATTTTCTTGCAACTTCAAACAATTTCTGTTTTGTTTGGTGGACAACAAGAAAACCGCCTATTAGGAGTGCTTATCTCTAATTAGAATGCAAACATTCTTTTACTTGGTATGAGTGCTGTGTGCCACTATTGTATCTACAAACATTTATGTCCTGTAGAATAATATTTCTCTGCTGAATTTTACTTCACCTTTCACAATTATTCCAAAGAACTAAATTATTTTGTTCTCCTAAACCATTTGACTAGTATCACTAGCTGACACGTTTCAGTGCTATTGTTTTCAGAGAGAAGATGGCAAAGATGATCAAGCATCAAGAGGAACATGTGATCTGCTTTCGAACTTGGTTGTGGTAATGCTTATGCCTATACGAGGGTTTGTCAATTCAGTTACTATATGATGTAACATTGTTGTATGCATGTTGGGTTGGGAAGAGGAGCTCATGTTGGATTGGAAGCTCCTACGCATCAGGTTATATATTAGCATGAAATTGAAGGCTTTTTATGTATTTGTTTGCAGGTATTTGACAACTATCGTAGTTTGTTTCTGGTCGTGTCTTTTATATTACATGTCTATCATATACATATGACTGGCAATAGCTACATGTTTAGCTGCTTCGTTCAACTCTATTGTGCATGCTCTTCAAATTTTGGATAAAAGGTATGGGGACTGGCCTACAATGGTATGGTATATGACACATTTGATACAATAAGTTTGGGTCTTGGTACCGTTGAAGTCATTAATTAGTAGAATGCATGTATAAATGCTAAGCTAATCTTGTTTCATCTTGTGACTATGGAATTCACAACTCTTTGAAAGGAAAaaagttgtatatatatatatatatatacacatacatatatatatacatatatatatacatgtatatatatatacatacatgtatatatatatacatacatgtatatatatatatatacatacatatatatatatatatatacatacatgtatatatatatatatatacatattatgacGACGACGACGTACACATTCGGTGGGCTTTAACGAAAAAACGAAGCGTGAAGGCAGAGGGGAGGGCGAAGGATGATGGTATGATACAATTGCGGTCAACTTACCGCTTGACAATCGGAGGTTAAAGTGccggaaaaaaaattaaatcagtcTGAAATCCTCCAGTTGGAGAACTCTTATCCTTACCTGCGGTGACCAGATTCCAAACTGGCCGACCCGCGCCCCCGAGGGTGGGCGGAGGGGGATTGGAGGTAAGCAGAGCCTTCGGTATCCTTACCGCGTGATGCCAGTGTACCAAAAGCCCCCaaaaaaattcaaatcattgcccaACCGTCCAAAGTCCGGTTTCTTATCACAACCGCAGGTGACCAGACTCCACACTGCGTTTGAGGCGCTAAGCATACGCGACGTAAGGACGAAGAACTTTAAAGAACATCATCAACACACTGCAAAAACATCCAGATCTCGCTCCTTTTTTCTCGTTTATGGTGATCACGTGCCAATTTCTTTCCTCAATTAATTGTATGGCATTGTAATTAACAAGTGTGATCCAAAAGCTTTTGATGCATAGAAAATAAAGGCAAGAATAAACAGACCAATACAAAATatagcagcggcagcagcaactTGTTGATAATTGAGCGTGTTaaatactataatcaaaccacgaCCGTCTTAAATAACAAGAATTGCACAGAACGTGAACGAATGCGACTGCTAATGTTTAACGTAAAATTACCGCCAATAATTCCATAGTTGAGATGGAAAACACGAACAGAGAATCCTCTTCAGCTCTTCAATTTCGACAGAGGAagccaaagagaaaaaaaaaaaaaggggatttCTGATGACAATACCTGCGACAACCCATGCAGTTTTCAACGTGTCCGAAATATGCCCCATCCGAACTCCCTTCTTCAACAGTATGAGCACAAATCACGCTTGCTGATAGCTACAGACAATACAGACTTAGGCTCGCAGCTGCTGCATCGACTGGCACCTGAAAGCGCCTCACCTACACCACTTGGATGATGTGCAACTAATTCGAGGAGGCACAGTTGTTTTGTTGCCAATGGGACTCATCAATCTCGAGTTGAAGAATTTCGTTCCACCTAAACAAGGATGCCTCCCCCACGCATGGATAGACTACCATCTGTAACATAGATTCACGATTCTTGACAACTTCATCTTTACATCGGAATGTAGCTCTTGGAAACAAAAGCATCAGATGCTGACAAGCAGTGAGGGTTAGCTATGTGCATGCGATACGAATGAACATAAATAACACGACTCAAACAAATATAAAACAAAGACCTTCGAACCTTAGTTCCTGCCAGCAATTCCTCTGTCTAATTTAATTCTCTTTGATCCTTTGGGCGGCTCAATCCGCTGCGGTAAAGAAGGGTCGTGCTGATAAGAGCAGCTTGCTCCGTGTCGACACCCTTTAGGGGTGTTGAAGTAGGCACAAGGCCTTGGGATCTTAGGCCTGGCTTCTCTTTGCAGTCTAGGGGCATAGAGATCGACGGCATTGGTGGCGACCACATTGTTCTGGCAACTAGCAGCATGTACAGAATTCAGATCAGATCCATCTTGCTTCTCACCACCATGCTGCTGGATTAGACTCTTCAGATAATTGGCATCTCTTGACGCTGCTTGCCCACTTGATTGACGTTTGACGGGGATTTGAACGGGCGGTAAAGCATGAGGATTCACGGATTGGGGTGGCACTGAACTGGTGGGTAAAGGATACATTTGTGAGGTTCGGAAAACTGACAAGGAAGGAGTACTGGGATTGATTTGGGGAAGTGGAGGTGGGACTGGTGGAGCAAGAACCAGGTGATGAACTGGTACAGAGGAACATGGTGGTGCGACTGATACAGGAGCCAAGAGGGCCTGAGATTGCTTAGGAGCTCCATATTCCGTAACCAACTTCTCCACCAAGCTGGGGTTACTGAGGATGTTAATAAGAAGGTCACGATCTATCATACTTCCTTCCTCGTTGGTTTTCATGATGGCTGTAAAAGCTGCAGAAGCAGCAGCAATGACATCCGGTTCGGCAATCGGTGGAATCCTACCTGAAGTTGTCTCAGAACGAGGCACAGTCGGAGCAGGCTGGGTAACATGACCTTGGAATTGTTCTGTAACTAACTCAAGATTTagaatatcatgttttccttgcaTGCTCTGCAGATTCTGAGCACTTGTCTGTTGGCTTTGGGTGGATGAAAATGTAGGTGCCACTGTTTCTAATTGCTCTGACGATTCTTCATCTTCAATAGCAGTTATAGGAATCACAGGAGTTCGAGTGTCATCGTAAAACGAATCTTGCACCTCCGATGAAACCGAAGGACTGGATTTTTAGATTCAGGCTTGGAGTGAGCAAAATGACAAGGCTGTTAAATAATATCAAATTACACTGACAAGAAAAGCCACTCACTTTGGAGGAATGGAAGGCACCCGTGGATAGATTGCTTCAAGAATTCTCAGTTGTCTTTGATCCTGTACAGCCACTTCTGAACTTTCTTCTCCAGCAACCACTACCCACTCTGGATCCAATAAAATCTGAAATTGGAAAAAGATAAGCAATGGACGTGTTACAGTCAACATTCTGAGATTTTTACGATAAAGACAAACTGGATAAGTTATTCCTTACATTAAGAGGGCATTTCCACTTGACTAAAGGAATTTGGGAGATTTCCAATCTGAACTGATATGCAGGATGAGGTGCTTCAAAGCCTGGAGGTAAAGAAGAATCATCATTGCCTATGCTTGTTGCATGCAATAACCATGAACCCTTTGCCTGGAGATTGTCTTGGGTCCCCAACCCAGATACAGCAGGGGCATCCTCTGCTAAGAATAATCTTACCTGTTCCAAATGCAGATAGTATCACACTTGATGAGCCTTATATTTGCTAACAATgtgcaaaagaaaaagagagagagagagagagagagagagagagagagagagagagagagaacattgCTAACAATGTGCCAATGtagataaaatttatattatctaATTGATTTCAGCAGAAGTAACAGCACAAAAGATAGAAATGCAATGAATCAAAGAAATTAGAaattcaaagaaaaaagaaagtgaAACTTTAATAGCCAAACATTATCTTTCTCCATGCAAAAAGATTCAACTACATGCTATCCTTCTCTAACTATGATCCAAAACAATAAGTAGTGGGATCAAATAAATGAATAGGAGCCGCCAATGAAGATTTAAGAGTCCAACAATGCACTGTATTTAAAACACCTAAAGTTTCCACAATCAAAATTTACTCACTAAACAATATTTACATAAAATAGAAATCATGACATTGAATCTACTTGAAGGAGgctcctgaaaataaaaaaataactgaAACCCAACAATAGGAAAGCAATCCAAAGACCAAAAGCAATTTCATTAAAAATGCCCAAGACTACATACACCATAACAAAAGTTATATGGTAAAACCAAAATATAAGCTATGCTGTCCAATGTTTCCTCATAGTCTAATTAATATGAGTTACATCAGTCATGAAGGCCAACCAAAAGGATTTGATAATTACATACATCACTCCAGAGCCAAACATCATCTCAAAAGTTATTCAGTTGGTCTAATACAACTGAACTGATGATGATTAAGATGGATTTTGCATAACTGGATCCATTCAAGGATAAGTTAGagatgcattttgaaaatttgaatttgATGAAAGTTTGGTATTGATTTTTTACACAAGCTCAGTTCAAATGTATGAATCCTGACATGATAGTAGCTTCCATTGTCTGATCTATTCAATGGTGaatcttgcttgaacttctcaacTTCAATTGCTTTATATACACTGGCAATTTTCTTATCGGCCTCATTTTCTTAACTTTTCATTGTGAAccttaaattattatatttagtaTGAATGCTTTAATTTATAAATTTCTCTCTCAAACAGATCAGTAACTTTCATCAATGATTGAACAAATGCGGTATACCAtaactttttttcatttttttagatATAGGTCCTTGTACTTatgtaatttatttttcaaaaataagtataatgcaaaatttattattattttattatgtatagtgaaaaataaattatatctaaaaataagcattattttttagatatattttatttttcacttatgtaatttatttttattattttgttattatataatttatttgttGATACTTCAAACAAGTAGTTATGTATACCTTTTAATAGagattgatgaatatattatttatagataAAAGTTGGTTAGAGTGAAAAAGAGCATCATGAGTTTTGTGATTATCCGATGTCttatcatcaaaagataaatcttataaGAAATTATTAGGCTAGTCATACTTTACGATTTCGCATATTGTACGATCAAAAAATAATATGTGCCAAaaaattcatgtttctgaaatgCGAATGTTGAAGATGATGCGTCGAAAagactaaaaaaatattttcatccatGAACAATTAGATGTAGCTCTGATTAATAAAATCCTTAAACTTTTcctcatattatttttaaatacatAAATAAATTGCATGTGCAAAGAAAAGTAATGTCAAAGAATTACTTAAGTTTTGAATTTCTTGCTTTTATTAGTAAACTACTCAATAGCTGAATGATTAAAACTTCTTTGATTATGCACATTTGAATAAGAAAATTATGGATAGAAGATTAAAACCAACAAATTACAAGTCCCAAGTTGAATAGAGTTATATGGTTCTGTCCAAGCCTCCAAGGTATCGTTGA is a window from the Musa acuminata AAA Group cultivar baxijiao chromosome BXJ2-1, Cavendish_Baxijiao_AAA, whole genome shotgun sequence genome containing:
- the LOC135598704 gene encoding protein IQ-DOMAIN 32-like — its product is MGKPASSCFKIIGCGSSSDAVDNDDLAPEEAKASADKRMWSFRKRLSKHQVLCNNVISEPLSVCSSKENQDVSAANFHSPNFSFPERTQEQEKSIGISPVPTEIVNTESPVSKSCTTPVGPTLNESDALVIQAAIRGYMAKKKLHKLKSVVKLQAAVRGHLVRSQAIGTLRCIQAIIRMQAFVRAHHARQLVEKLPSLEDKKFQEKGVTFEKSTKTSIKKLLSNGFARQLLETTPRTKIIYIKCDPSKSDSAWKWLERWMVVTSSGVGQQHGQDFNHGNCRLEEIVNMTYSEPAKEISISVSSELSDLECAATKSVMADDGKNSSTIENVGNFEFPTSLVAPNNFSNSLPKNDMEKPEVRNGLLNTTMRDCTDMDMINKESLDDKHLQPNLCLNNVLVDADKLEPGKDGSNNNTEGASSETLENEEKKSVVGSRKSCNPAFVAAQSKFEELSLTSTVVQSVNSAYTTAASNTKTESHNIEVNSLANGKEAISAEKIFPDVRVEAAVSECGTEISISSTLDSPDRSDMEGGAIVLEIGALEKENHAIVAVAENASDLSNSGGNARPCGGDLTMANSNASVDLVQVDQHLAEPTTSDVQYDLEGTVEQTRSPEGTPRSHATVPDLHGTPSSDVSVNTKKGRMDPCMPTRRKGSQLVGKKSPSNPNNDSGGSTTDNLTKDSRFPRRRNSFGITKTESVEQEPRHSSSSSLPGYMQATASARAKAHGNTSQKSSPDLHDNQPKKRHSLPIENGKQSSSPRMQRSTSRAHQSVKGIEAHSPHDSAERRWQR
- the LOC103993161 gene encoding zinc finger CCCH domain-containing protein 30, yielding MAGLKQPKRVSWAKDLHQVRLFLAEDAPAVSGLGTQDNLQAKGSWLLHATSIGNDDSSLPPGFEAPHPAYQFRLEISQIPLVKWKCPLNILLDPEWVVVAGEESSEVAVQDQRQLRILEAIYPRVPSIPPNPSVSSEVQDSFYDDTRTPVIPITAIEDEESSEQLETVAPTFSSTQSQQTSAQNLQSMQGKHDILNLELVTEQFQGHVTQPAPTVPRSETTSGRIPPIAEPDVIAAASAAFTAIMKTNEEGSMIDRDLLINILSNPSLVEKLVTEYGAPKQSQALLAPVSVAPPCSSVPVHHLVLAPPVPPPLPQINPSTPSLSVFRTSQMYPLPTSSVPPQSVNPHALPPVQIPVKRQSSGQAASRDANYLKSLIQQHGGEKQDGSDLNSVHAASCQNNVVATNAVDLYAPRLQREARPKIPRPCAYFNTPKGCRHGASCSYQHDPSLPQRIEPPKGSKRIKLDRGIAGRN